A genome region from Paracoccus stylophorae includes the following:
- the cobU gene encoding bifunctional adenosylcobinamide kinase/adenosylcobinamide-phosphate guanylyltransferase, with the protein MSRDGHITLVTGGARSGKSALAERLAARHGTARIYVATAQPGDAEMAERIARHRRRRGAGWRTVEEPVDLARALRETDGQGVRLVDCLTLWLSNCLGSEDIDALIATLRAQASPVVLVTNELGQGIVPDNALARRFRDRHGWMNQAVADAADEVWISISGQPLRLKPARGNEDDGI; encoded by the coding sequence ATGAGCCGGGATGGACATATCACGCTGGTGACGGGCGGGGCGCGGTCGGGCAAATCGGCGCTGGCCGAAAGGCTGGCGGCGCGGCACGGCACGGCGCGGATCTATGTGGCCACGGCGCAGCCGGGCGATGCCGAGATGGCCGAACGGATCGCCCGGCATCGCCGCCGCCGCGGCGCAGGCTGGCGGACCGTCGAGGAACCGGTCGATCTGGCCCGCGCGCTGCGCGAGACGGACGGGCAGGGGGTGCGGCTGGTCGATTGCCTGACGCTGTGGCTGTCGAACTGTCTGGGGTCCGAAGATATCGACGCGCTGATCGCCACCCTGCGCGCGCAGGCGTCGCCCGTCGTGCTGGTCACGAACGAGCTGGGGCAGGGGATCGTGCCCGACAACGCGCTGGCGCGCCGGTTCCGCGACCGCCACGGCTGGATGAACCAGGCAGTGGCCGATGCCGCCGACGAGGTCTGGATCTCCATCAGCGGCCAGCCGCTGCGCCTGAAACCTGCACGAGGGAACGAGGATGACGGAATTTGA
- the cobT gene encoding nicotinate-nucleotide--dimethylbenzimidazole phosphoribosyltransferase: MTEFDPTAAQAARERQDSLTKPPGSLGRLEDLAIFMAGWQGQARPRLDRAQALVFAGNHGVVAQGVNPFPAEVTALMVRNFAAGGAAINQLCKIAGASLSVVPLDLDRPTDDFTQGAAMSPDEVAAAMHAGADAVDKDADILILGEMGIGNSTVAAALAASVFGGRAEDWVGPGTGAEGEVLDNKRRAVAAGLARHEPVSARTTLAAFGGREQAAICGAVLRARELGLPVILDGFICTAAAGVLIRDDADALAHCLIGHESAEPGHRRLIASLGMQPVLSLDMRLGEGTGAAVALMVLRGAIACHDGMATFAEAGIA; this comes from the coding sequence ATGACGGAATTTGACCCGACGGCGGCCCAGGCCGCACGCGAACGTCAGGACAGCCTGACGAAACCGCCCGGATCGCTTGGCCGGCTTGAGGATCTGGCGATCTTCATGGCCGGCTGGCAGGGGCAGGCGCGGCCCCGGCTGGACCGCGCGCAGGCGCTGGTCTTTGCCGGTAATCACGGCGTCGTGGCCCAAGGGGTCAACCCGTTCCCGGCCGAGGTCACGGCGCTGATGGTGCGCAACTTCGCGGCGGGCGGGGCGGCGATCAACCAGCTTTGCAAGATCGCCGGCGCCAGCCTGTCGGTCGTGCCGCTGGATCTGGACCGGCCGACCGACGATTTCACGCAAGGCGCGGCGATGTCGCCCGACGAGGTCGCGGCGGCGATGCATGCGGGGGCCGATGCGGTGGACAAAGACGCCGACATCCTGATCCTGGGCGAGATGGGGATCGGCAATTCGACCGTGGCGGCGGCGCTGGCGGCGTCGGTCTTTGGCGGCCGGGCCGAGGATTGGGTCGGCCCCGGCACCGGCGCCGAGGGCGAGGTGCTGGACAACAAGCGTCGCGCCGTCGCAGCCGGGCTGGCGCGTCACGAACCGGTATCGGCCCGCACGACGCTGGCCGCCTTCGGCGGGCGCGAACAGGCCGCGATCTGCGGCGCGGTGCTGCGCGCGCGCGAGTTGGGCCTGCCGGTGATCCTGGACGGCTTCATCTGCACCGCCGCGGCGGGCGTGCTGATCCGCGACGACGCGGACGCGCTGGCCCATTGCCTGATCGGCCATGAAAGCGCCGAACCCGGTCATCGCCGGCTGATCGCCTCGCTGGGGATGCAGCCGGTGCTGTCCCTGGACATGCGGCTGGGCGAGGGGACGGGAGCGGCGGTCGCGCTGATGGTGCTGCGGGGCGCGATTGCCTGTCACGACGGCATGGCCACCTTCGCCGAGGCCGGCATTGCCTGA
- a CDS encoding adenosylcobinamide-GDP ribazoletransferase, with product MPERAAQLLLALVFLTRVPLAHLLPARRLRLSGSAWAFPIVGAAVGGLAALPLLWSGPPLLMAVLSVALSVWLTGALHEDALADLADAAGGRDAESRLAIMRDSRIGSFGTMTLLLVTAARIASLSVLGPWHLIAASAGGRAGIVLAMARLAPARRNGLGRDAGRPGTRSVAAAGLIALLLLFPAGPAAWAALAAGLTASLLVMRRARIWLGGQTGDVLGATSVLTETAMLVAFATFGAR from the coding sequence TTGCCTGAGCGCGCGGCGCAGCTGCTGCTGGCGCTGGTGTTTCTGACGCGGGTTCCGCTGGCGCATCTGCTGCCGGCGCGCCGGCTGCGCCTGTCAGGCAGCGCATGGGCCTTTCCAATCGTGGGCGCGGCGGTCGGCGGGCTGGCCGCGCTGCCGCTGCTGTGGTCCGGCCCGCCTTTGCTGATGGCGGTGCTGTCGGTGGCGCTGTCCGTCTGGCTGACCGGCGCGCTGCACGAGGATGCGCTGGCCGATCTGGCCGATGCGGCGGGCGGGCGCGATGCCGAATCCCGGCTGGCGATCATGCGCGATTCGCGGATCGGCAGCTTCGGCACGATGACGCTGCTGCTGGTCACCGCCGCACGAATCGCGTCGCTGAGCGTGCTTGGCCCGTGGCACCTGATCGCCGCCTCCGCCGGCGGGCGCGCGGGTATCGTGCTGGCGATGGCGCGGCTGGCGCCTGCGCGGCGCAACGGGCTGGGCCGGGATGCGGGCAGGCCGGGCACGCGCAGCGTCGCCGCAGCCGGGCTGATCGCGCTGTTGCTACTGTTTCCCGCGGGACCGGCTGCGTGGGCCGCGCTGGCGGCGGGGCTGACAGCCAGCCTGCTGGTGATGCGCCGGGCGCGGATCTGGCTGGGCGGCCAGACCGGCGACGTTCTGGGCGCAACCTCGGTCCTGACGGAAACCGCGATGCTGGTGGCGTTCGCGACATTCGGCGCACGCTGA
- a CDS encoding TRAP transporter small permease subunit, which translates to MGGLLALSRGIDRINTVIGRSASWLILLAIFVSATNAVIRKIFSISSNAWLELQWYLYGGAFLLAAAYTLLENEHIRIDILYGTLKRRTQHWIDLLGTIFLLMPVVMVTLWFVWPWLLRSINSGEMSMNAGGLILWPAKTLLFVGFLLLFLQGISEIIKKIAVMRGLIDDPHPPTSHHAPIEVDENLRALTGFDYDEQAPETRRDDLRKDDRT; encoded by the coding sequence ATGGGCGGCCTTCTGGCCCTGTCTCGCGGCATCGACCGTATCAACACCGTCATCGGTCGCAGCGCGTCGTGGCTGATCCTGCTGGCGATCTTCGTCAGCGCGACCAACGCGGTCATCCGCAAGATCTTCAGCATCTCGTCGAATGCCTGGCTTGAGTTGCAGTGGTATCTGTATGGCGGGGCGTTTCTGCTGGCCGCCGCCTATACGCTGCTGGAGAACGAACATATCCGGATCGACATCCTGTATGGCACGCTCAAACGCCGGACCCAGCACTGGATCGACCTTCTGGGCACGATCTTTCTGCTGATGCCGGTGGTGATGGTGACGCTGTGGTTCGTCTGGCCATGGCTGCTGCGCAGCATCAATTCGGGCGAGATGTCGATGAACGCAGGCGGCCTGATCCTGTGGCCGGCCAAGACGCTGCTGTTCGTGGGGTTCCTGCTGCTGTTTCTTCAGGGCATTTCCGAAATCATCAAGAAGATCGCGGTGATGCGCGGGTTGATCGACGATCCGCACCCGCCGACCAGCCATCACGCCCCGATCGAGGTGGACGAGAATCTGCGGGCGCTGACCGGCTTCGACTATGACGAACAGGCGCCCGAAACGCGGCGCGACGACCTGCGCAAGGATGACCGCACATGA
- a CDS encoding TRAP transporter large permease translates to MMELIAQNMAPIMFVSLIVFLLLGYPVAFALGANGLLFFVIGVELAPLSNGSINLSWPLLRAIPDRFFGGVVANETLLAVPFFTFMGIVLEKSGMAEDLLDTIGQLFGPVRGGLAYAVIIVGALLAATTGVVAASVIAMGLISLPIMLRYGYDRRVAAGAITASGTLAQIIPPSLVLIVLADQLGRSVGDMYKGALIPGLILTGIYLGYIFVLSIVRPDSVPALPKEARTLGSGLTSLLVALAAGVGVFWLSWRWLYPTQGNDADILAAAIAVIAVYLVALADRSLKIGLMSRLAQQVVIVLIPPLALIFLVLGTIFLGVATPTEGGAMGAVGALALAGVKRRLNLGVISSALASTTRLSAFVMFILIGARIFSLTFYGVNGHLWVEHLLTSLPGGEYGFLVAVSLLVFLLAFFLDFFELAFIIVPLLAPAAETLGIDLIWFGVILGVNMQTSFMHPPFGFALFYLRSVAPQAPYTDRVTGQTMQPVKTSQIYWGAVPFVFIQIVMIAVVITFPQLVMHYKGAPIEASGARIQIPSGGEGGLGGLGGFGGLGGSPFGQAPAGGEQGGTGATPDIGLGGLGGLPNFGAPADGPAEPAPGTQAAPAGEAEGASSGNSGGLGLDGPPPGLGGGN, encoded by the coding sequence ATGATGGAACTCATTGCGCAGAACATGGCGCCGATCATGTTCGTCTCGCTGATCGTCTTCCTGCTGCTGGGCTATCCGGTCGCCTTCGCCCTGGGGGCCAACGGGCTCTTGTTCTTCGTGATCGGGGTCGAACTGGCGCCGCTGTCGAACGGGTCGATCAATCTCAGCTGGCCGCTGCTGCGCGCGATCCCCGACCGGTTCTTCGGAGGGGTCGTCGCCAACGAGACATTGCTGGCCGTGCCGTTCTTCACCTTCATGGGCATCGTGCTGGAGAAATCCGGCATGGCCGAGGATCTGCTGGACACGATCGGCCAGCTTTTCGGCCCGGTGCGCGGCGGTCTGGCCTATGCCGTCATCATCGTCGGCGCGCTGCTGGCGGCGACGACCGGCGTGGTCGCGGCCTCGGTCATCGCGATGGGGCTGATCTCGTTGCCGATCATGCTGCGCTATGGCTATGACAGGCGGGTGGCGGCGGGGGCGATCACCGCGTCGGGAACGCTGGCGCAGATCATTCCGCCGTCGCTGGTGCTGATCGTGCTGGCCGACCAGCTTGGCCGTTCGGTCGGCGACATGTACAAAGGCGCGCTGATCCCCGGCCTGATCCTGACCGGGATCTATCTGGGCTATATCTTCGTGCTGTCCATCGTGCGGCCCGATTCCGTTCCCGCCCTGCCCAAGGAGGCGCGGACCCTGGGGTCGGGTCTGACCTCGCTGCTGGTGGCGCTGGCGGCGGGTGTCGGGGTGTTCTGGCTGTCCTGGAGATGGCTGTATCCCACGCAGGGCAACGATGCCGACATTCTGGCCGCGGCAATCGCGGTGATCGCGGTCTATCTGGTGGCGCTTGCCGACCGGTCGCTGAAGATCGGGCTGATGTCGCGCCTGGCGCAGCAGGTGGTGATCGTGCTGATCCCGCCGCTTGCGCTGATCTTTCTGGTGCTGGGCACGATCTTTCTGGGCGTCGCCACCCCGACCGAGGGGGGCGCGATGGGCGCGGTCGGCGCGCTGGCCCTGGCCGGCGTCAAGCGGCGGCTGAATCTGGGCGTGATCAGTTCGGCGCTGGCCTCGACCACGCGGCTGTCGGCCTTCGTCATGTTCATCCTGATCGGCGCGCGGATCTTTTCGCTGACCTTCTATGGCGTGAACGGCCATCTGTGGGTGGAACATCTGCTGACATCGCTGCCGGGCGGCGAATACGGCTTTCTGGTCGCTGTGTCGCTGCTGGTGTTCCTGCTGGCGTTCTTCCTCGACTTCTTCGAGCTTGCGTTCATCATCGTGCCGCTGCTGGCCCCCGCGGCCGAGACGCTTGGGATCGACCTGATCTGGTTCGGCGTCATTCTGGGCGTGAACATGCAGACCAGCTTCATGCATCCGCCCTTCGGCTTTGCGCTGTTCTATCTGCGATCCGTGGCGCCGCAGGCCCCCTATACGGACCGCGTCACCGGCCAGACGATGCAGCCCGTGAAGACCAGCCAGATCTATTGGGGCGCGGTGCCGTTCGTGTTCATCCAGATCGTGATGATCGCGGTGGTGATCACCTTCCCGCAGCTGGTCATGCACTACAAGGGCGCGCCGATCGAGGCGTCGGGCGCCCGCATCCAGATCCCCTCCGGGGGTGAGGGCGGACTTGGCGGGCTGGGCGGCTTTGGCGGGTTGGGCGGCTCGCCCTTCGGTCAGGCGCCGGCGGGCGGCGAGCAGGGCGGCACCGGGGCGACCCCCGACATCGGCCTGGGCGGCTTGGGCGGTCTACCCAATTTCGGCGCGCCGGCCGACGGACCCGCCGAACCCGCGCCCGGAACCCAGGCCGCGCCGGCGGGCGAAGCCGAGGGTGCATCCTCCGGCAATTCCGGCGGGCTGGGCCTTGACGGTCCCCCGCCCGGACTTGGCGGCGGCAACTGA
- a CDS encoding TRAP transporter substrate-binding protein, with amino-acid sequence MDRRSFLTRASVGGAAAAAGTALAAPAIAQESPTINWRLASSFPKSLDTIFGGGDELSIRLKEATDGKFNIQVFAAGEIVPGLDAINAATDGTVECAHSVGYYNWGKDPAFACGADLPFTFSARAKAAYNYHGGGIENYNEFLEQYSLIAFPGGNTGVQMGGWYRKEINTLADLQGLKMRISGLAGRVVEKLGVVPQQLAGGDVYPSLEKGTIDAAEWVGPYDDNKLGFQKVAPYYYYPGFWEGGPSVSFFINKAKWDELPDTYKSLLRSCCQAVDQNMLAEYDMKNPTALKELVGAGAQLRSFSEDVMNAAFEAANEVYAELSNENEWFKKQYEAMLPYRNDWYLYAQTAEYTFDTFMMIQQRNGKLEPGGSQ; translated from the coding sequence CTGGATCGGCGTTCCTTTCTGACCCGCGCCTCGGTCGGCGGGGCGGCGGCGGCGGCCGGCACGGCCCTGGCCGCGCCTGCCATCGCGCAGGAGTCGCCGACGATCAACTGGCGACTGGCCTCGTCCTTTCCGAAATCGCTGGACACGATCTTCGGCGGCGGAGACGAGTTGTCGATTAGGCTGAAGGAAGCCACCGACGGCAAGTTCAACATCCAGGTATTCGCCGCGGGCGAAATCGTGCCGGGGCTGGACGCGATCAACGCCGCCACCGACGGCACCGTCGAATGCGCGCATTCGGTGGGCTATTACAACTGGGGCAAGGACCCGGCCTTCGCCTGCGGCGCCGATCTGCCCTTCACCTTCTCGGCCCGCGCCAAGGCGGCCTACAACTATCACGGCGGCGGGATCGAGAATTACAACGAATTTCTGGAACAATACAGCCTGATCGCGTTTCCGGGCGGCAATACCGGCGTGCAGATGGGCGGCTGGTATCGCAAGGAAATCAACACGCTGGCCGATCTTCAGGGGCTGAAGATGCGGATTTCCGGGCTGGCCGGCCGGGTGGTCGAAAAGCTGGGCGTCGTGCCGCAGCAACTGGCCGGCGGGGACGTCTATCCCTCGCTGGAGAAGGGCACCATCGACGCCGCCGAATGGGTCGGTCCCTATGACGACAACAAGCTGGGATTCCAGAAGGTTGCGCCGTATTACTATTACCCCGGCTTCTGGGAGGGCGGACCGTCGGTCAGCTTCTTCATCAACAAGGCCAAGTGGGACGAATTGCCCGACACCTACAAGTCGCTGCTGCGGTCCTGCTGTCAGGCGGTCGACCAGAACATGCTGGCCGAATACGACATGAAGAACCCGACCGCGCTGAAGGAACTGGTCGGCGCCGGCGCGCAGCTGCGGTCCTTCAGCGAGGATGTGATGAACGCCGCGTTCGAGGCCGCGAACGAGGTCTATGCCGAACTGTCGAACGAGAACGAGTGGTTCAAGAAACAGTACGAGGCGATGCTGCCCTATCGCAACGACTGGTATCTCTATGCCCAGACGGCGGAATACACGTTCGACACGTTCATGATGATCCAGCAGCGCAACGGCAAGCTGGAACCGGGCGGCAGCCAGTAA
- the eno gene encoding phosphopyruvate hydratase, giving the protein MSAIIDIFAREILDSRGNPTVEVDVTLEDGTMGRAAVPSGASTGAHEAVEKRDGDAARYLGKGVLEAVASVNGEIAENLIGEDATEQRAIDALMCDLDGTPNKARLGANAILGVSLAVAKAAAEDCMQPLYRYVGGTAARILPVPMMNIINGGEHADNPIDIQEFMIMPVAAENIREAVRMGSEIFHTLKKELSAAGLSTGIGDEGGFAPNLSSTRDALDFILRAVEKAGFRPGDDIMLALDCAATEYFRNGTYEMTGEGRSLSPAENVEYLAGLCGDYPILSIEDGCAEDDWDGWKLLTDRLGDRVQLVGDDLFVTNPARLADGIARGCGNSLLVKVNQIGTLSETLDAVRMADRAGFTSVMSHRSGETEDATIADLAVATNCGQIKTGSLARSDRLAKYNQLIRIEEMLGETAEYAGRSILR; this is encoded by the coding sequence ATGAGCGCCATTATCGACATTTTCGCCCGCGAGATTCTGGACAGTCGCGGCAATCCGACAGTCGAGGTCGATGTGACGCTGGAGGATGGCACGATGGGCCGCGCGGCCGTGCCCTCGGGCGCGTCCACCGGCGCGCACGAGGCGGTCGAAAAGCGGGATGGCGATGCGGCGCGTTACCTGGGCAAGGGCGTGCTGGAGGCGGTGGCCTCCGTGAACGGCGAGATCGCGGAAAACCTGATCGGCGAGGATGCCACCGAACAGCGCGCCATCGACGCGCTGATGTGCGATCTGGACGGCACTCCGAACAAGGCCCGCCTGGGCGCGAACGCCATCCTCGGCGTGTCGCTGGCGGTGGCGAAGGCTGCGGCGGAGGACTGCATGCAGCCGCTGTATCGCTATGTCGGCGGCACGGCGGCGCGCATCCTGCCGGTGCCGATGATGAACATCATCAATGGCGGCGAACATGCCGACAACCCCATCGACATCCAGGAATTCATGATCATGCCGGTCGCGGCGGAGAACATCCGCGAGGCCGTGCGCATGGGGTCCGAGATCTTCCACACGCTGAAGAAGGAATTGTCGGCGGCGGGTCTGTCGACCGGCATCGGCGACGAGGGCGGCTTTGCGCCGAACCTGTCCAGCACCCGCGACGCGCTGGATTTCATCCTGCGGGCGGTCGAAAAGGCGGGCTTCCGGCCCGGCGACGACATCATGCTGGCGCTGGACTGCGCCGCGACCGAATATTTCAGGAACGGCACATACGAGATGACGGGCGAGGGCAGATCGCTGTCGCCGGCCGAGAACGTCGAGTATCTGGCGGGGCTGTGCGGCGACTATCCGATCCTGTCGATCGAGGATGGCTGCGCCGAGGATGACTGGGACGGCTGGAAGCTGCTGACCGACCGGCTTGGCGACCGGGTGCAGCTGGTCGGCGACGATCTGTTCGTGACCAACCCGGCGCGTCTGGCCGACGGCATCGCGCGGGGCTGCGGCAACAGCCTGCTGGTGAAGGTCAACCAGATCGGCACGCTGTCGGAAACGCTGGACGCGGTGCGCATGGCCGATCGCGCGGGCTTTACCAGCGTGATGAGCCATCGTTCGGGCGAGACCGAGGACGCCACCATCGCGGATCTGGCGGTCGCCACGAATTGCGGCCAGATCAAGACCGGCAGCCTGGCGCGGTCGGACCGGCTGGCGAAATACAACCAGCTGATCCGGATCGAGGAAATGCTGGGCGAGACGGCCGAATACGCCGGCCGGTCGATCCTGCGCTGA
- a CDS encoding endonuclease/exonuclease/phosphatase family protein, giving the protein MTVLRIASYNLHKCRGLTGPHAPERNLAVIAALKPDIIALQEVDFRYGARPEALPRALIARTTGLVPADITGRTGANSLGWHGQTILMRPDLADEAVVRRLPLPGIEPRGALVLRFPTLTVIGVHLGLARSSRRAQLARITAQASRIADDNIVLLGDFNEWRDDRGLESLAGFRVIAPGPSYPAPMPRFRLDRIAMSQHLTLRRHGVFTGAGAREASDHLPIWAEIVVP; this is encoded by the coding sequence ATGACGGTGCTGCGAATTGCAAGCTATAACCTGCACAAATGTCGCGGGCTGACCGGCCCGCACGCGCCCGAACGCAATCTGGCCGTCATCGCCGCGCTGAAGCCCGACATCATCGCGCTGCAAGAGGTCGATTTCCGCTATGGCGCGCGGCCCGAGGCGCTGCCACGCGCGCTGATCGCGCGGACCACCGGGCTGGTGCCCGCCGACATCACCGGGCGCACCGGCGCGAACTCGCTTGGCTGGCACGGGCAGACCATCCTGATGCGACCCGATCTGGCCGACGAGGCGGTGGTCCGGCGCCTGCCCCTGCCTGGGATCGAGCCGCGCGGCGCGCTGGTTCTGCGGTTTCCGACGCTGACCGTCATCGGGGTTCATCTGGGGCTGGCGCGGTCGTCGCGCCGGGCGCAGCTGGCACGGATCACGGCGCAGGCGTCGCGGATCGCCGACGACAACATCGTCCTGCTGGGCGATTTCAACGAATGGCGCGACGATCGCGGGCTTGAATCGCTGGCCGGGTTCCGGGTGATCGCGCCCGGCCCCTCGTACCCCGCGCCGATGCCGCGCTTTCGTCTGGACCGGATCGCCATGTCGCAGCACCTGACCCTGCGCCGCCACGGCGTATTCACCGGCGCCGGCGCGCGCGAGGCGTCGGACCACCTGCCGATCTGGGCCGAGATCGTGGTGCCCTGA
- a CDS encoding protein adenylyltransferase SelO: MIHFDNSYARLPDGFFARVRPTPVSQPALLALNADLARRLGLDADWLQGPAGVAMFAGNTMPEGAEPIAQAYAGHQFGGFVPQLGDGRAVLLGEVVAPDGARFDIQLKGSGKTPFSRRGDGRAWLGPVLREYVVSEFMHAMGVPTTRALAAVTTGETVWRDDGLPGAVLTRVASSHIRVGTFQYFAVRGNEDALAALTDHVIARHYPQATGPLSLLDHVVTRQAETIARWMALGFIHGVMNTDNMAISGETIDYGPCAIMDVYHPDTVFSSIDQMGRYAWAQQPQIAVWNLAQFATCLIPLMGEREAAVEAATRSVHAFAPLYQAAWLRLFGEKLGLTEAAPVQDLAERLLSMMAAQRADFTRVFAGLADGTARDEFSDREAFDLWAQDWQAQDPDPALMAHANPRRIPRNHRVEEAIGAAVDGDLAPFQRLFEAVTHPREDRPEWRDLARAPRPDEAVRQTFCGT; this comes from the coding sequence ATGATCCATTTCGACAACAGCTATGCCCGCCTGCCCGACGGCTTTTTCGCCCGCGTCCGGCCGACGCCGGTCAGCCAGCCCGCGTTGCTGGCCCTGAACGCCGATCTGGCCCGGCGTCTGGGGCTTGACGCCGACTGGCTGCAAGGTCCGGCGGGCGTGGCGATGTTTGCCGGCAACACCATGCCCGAAGGGGCCGAGCCCATCGCGCAGGCCTATGCCGGCCATCAGTTCGGCGGCTTCGTGCCGCAGCTTGGCGACGGGCGCGCGGTGTTGCTGGGCGAGGTGGTCGCACCGGACGGGGCGCGTTTCGACATCCAGCTGAAGGGCAGCGGCAAGACGCCGTTCTCGCGGCGCGGGGACGGGCGCGCGTGGCTGGGTCCGGTGCTGCGCGAATATGTCGTCAGCGAATTCATGCACGCGATGGGCGTGCCCACGACCCGCGCCCTGGCCGCCGTGACCACCGGCGAGACGGTCTGGCGCGATGACGGCCTGCCCGGTGCGGTGCTGACCCGCGTTGCGTCCAGCCATATCCGCGTGGGCACCTTCCAGTATTTCGCCGTGCGCGGAAACGAGGACGCGCTGGCCGCGCTGACCGATCACGTCATCGCACGCCATTATCCGCAGGCGACCGGGCCGCTGTCGCTGCTGGATCATGTCGTGACGCGGCAGGCCGAGACGATTGCGCGCTGGATGGCGCTTGGCTTCATCCACGGGGTGATGAACACCGACAACATGGCCATTTCGGGCGAGACCATCGACTATGGTCCCTGCGCAATCATGGATGTGTATCATCCCGATACCGTGTTCTCGTCCATCGACCAGATGGGCCGCTATGCCTGGGCGCAGCAGCCGCAGATCGCGGTCTGGAACCTGGCGCAGTTCGCCACCTGCCTGATTCCGCTGATGGGCGAGCGTGAGGCGGCGGTCGAGGCGGCGACCCGGTCCGTCCACGCCTTCGCGCCGCTGTATCAGGCGGCGTGGCTGCGGCTGTTCGGGGAAAAGCTGGGCCTGACCGAGGCCGCGCCGGTCCAGGATCTGGCCGAACGCCTGCTGTCGATGATGGCCGCCCAGCGGGCGGATTTCACCCGCGTCTTCGCGGGGCTTGCCGACGGCACCGCGCGCGACGAGTTCAGCGACCGCGAGGCGTTCGACCTGTGGGCGCAGGACTGGCAGGCGCAGGACCCCGACCCGGCGCTGATGGCACATGCCAACCCGCGCCGCATCCCGCGCAACCACCGCGTGGAAGAGGCAATCGGCGCCGCCGTCGACGGCGATCTTGCGCCCTTCCAGCGCCTGTTCGAGGCGGTCACCCATCCGCGCGAGGATCGCCCCGAGTGGCGCGACCTGGCCCGCGCCCCGCGCCCCGACGAGGCGGTCCGCCAGACCTTCTGCGGCACCTGA